A region from the Coffea eugenioides isolate CCC68of chromosome 9, Ceug_1.0, whole genome shotgun sequence genome encodes:
- the LOC113783823 gene encoding zinc transporter 5-like produces the protein MKKLVRFNSLLNAEKFLILLFLLAFPSLVLGDCTCDAEEEDKNRSLALKYRFGAIASIFLASLVGVCLPVLGKKIPSLSPENNFFFIIKAFAAGVILATGFIHVLPDAFKSLTSPCLPQNPWGKFPFTGFVAMLAAIGALMVDVYATSHYRNKPGNGKGIEAVEGDGENQFSGLPLHTDATHGHAHASVSVEGGSIPNQLRYRVISQVLELGIIVHSVIIGIALGASDNPKTIRPLLAALTFHQFFEGVGLGGCITQAKFKAQAITIMALFFSLTTPFGIAIGIGISNVYNENSPNALIVQGIFDAASSGILVYMALVDLLSADFMNPKMQSNARLLQGANISLLFGAGCMSLLAKWA, from the exons ATGAAGAAACTTGTTCGATTTAATTCTCTTCTCAATGCAGAAAAGTTTCTGATCTTACTTTTTCTTCTAGCTTTTCCATCTCTAGTTTTAGGAGACTGCACCTGCGAtgcagaagaagaagataaaaaCAGGAGTTTAGCCCTCAAGTACAGGTTCGGAGCCATAGCTTCAATCTTCCTGGCCAGTTTAGTGGGCGTCTGTCTTCCTGTATTAGGCAAGAAAATTCCATCATTAAGCCCTGaaaacaatttcttcttcattatcAAAGCATTTGCCGCCGGCGTAATTTTGGCAACAGGGTTCATTCATGTTCTCCCGGATGCTTTCAAGAGCTTGACTTCCCCATGTCTTCCTCAAAACCCTTGGGGCAAGTTTCCTTTCACGGGCTTTGTAGCAATGCTTGCAGCCATTGGTGCTCTTATGGTTGACGTATATGCAACCTCACATTATAGAAACAAACCTGGAAATGGCAAGGGTATTGAAGCTGTAGAAGGTGATGGGGAGAATCAATTCTCTGGGCTTCCCCTTCATACAGATGCTACACATGGCCATGCTCATGCCTCTGTATCTGTGGAAGGGGGATCCATTCCTAATCAACTTCGTTATCGTGTTATATCACAG GTTTTGGAACTGGGAATCATAGTTCACTCCGTAATTATTGGGATTGCTTTAGGTGCATCTGATAATCCAAAAACAATAAGGCCTCTTTTGGCAGCTTTGACCTTTCATCAATTTTTCGAAGGTGTTGGACTTGGTGGATGCATTACACAG GCAAAATTCAAAGCACAAGCAATTACAATTATGGCTCTTTTCTTCTCGCTTACAACACCATTCGGCATCGCAATTGGGATTGGAATATCCAATGTTTATAATGAAAACAGCCCAAATGCTCTCATTGTGCAAGGAATTTTTGATGCAGCATCATCTGGGATCCTGGTTTACATGGCATTAGTGGACCTTCTCTCGGCTGATTTTATGAATCCAAAGATGCAAAGCAATGCAAGGCTCCTACAAGGGGCAAATATTTCCCTACTTTTTGGTGCTGGTTGCATGTCTCTCTTGGCCAAGTGGGCTTGA